A stretch of the Capsicum annuum cultivar UCD-10X-F1 chromosome 10, UCD10Xv1.1, whole genome shotgun sequence genome encodes the following:
- the LOC107844270 gene encoding uncharacterized protein LOC107844270 codes for MGLKVYIMQKRDVKAMSALPLYISVSEKKSFNEFISSLICNTASMNLSITACNVVNTSTERALIVTNSDECLDVLDIDATKVIISDPHHKHIEVEQVYISKRVLKSVMKNYTIREKFQSRSVRSSKTCYTLICKSHNCDFLFRASDINKSGMFYVREFLSEHTCPIKDKIYPKFHATSKLIGGMVKQKFKNHKRTYSATEIRSDMKEDLGMNLTYIMCWRVKEQALEDLRGKPFASYGKLPAYIHVLNTTYPSSHIRMKKHKDNEFLYIFVALTIFIQGFDHCRPMIVVDTSYLRGLYSGTFVAACTMDGAGHIFSLAYEIVDSENDASWTWFFQNLKEAYGEREHMCVVSDRNPSIIKVVAGVYNNVPHYACMWHLWGNVKKIRKS; via the exons ATGGGTTTGAAGGTCTACATTATGCAGAAAAGGGATGTAAAGGCAATGAGTGCTTTGCCCTTGTACATAAGTGTTTCAGAAAAGAAGAGTTTCAATGAATTCATTAGTTCATTAATATGTAACACTGCGAGTATGAATCTATCTATCACTGCATGTAACGTTGTGAATACAAGTACTGAAAGAGCATTGATAGTTACTAATTCAGATGAATGTTTGGATGTATTGGATATTGATGCAACTAAAGTAATTATCTCGGACCCAcatcacaaacatattgaggttgaACAAGTTTATATCTCGAAAAGGGTGTTAAAATCTGTGATGAAGAATTACACGATTCGAGAGAAGTTTCAATCACGATCTGTTAGATCAAGTAAAACCTG TTACACATTAATATGCAAATCAcataattgtgattttttattccGTGCATCTGATATCAACAAATCAGGAATGTTTTATGTTAGAGAATTCTTATCCGAACACACATGTCCGATaaaggataagatttatcctaAGTTTCATGCTACTAGTAAGTTGATTGGAGGTATGGTGAAACAAAAGTTTAAAAACCACAAAAGAACGTACAGTGCGACTGAAATCAGAAGTGACATGAAGGAAGACCTTGGTATGAATTTGACGTATATTATGTGTTGGCGAGTTAAGGAACAAGCACTTGAAGATTTGAGAGGAAAACCTTTTGCATCATACGGAAAACTACCtgcatacattcatgttttaaacaCTACTTATCCAAGTTCACATATACGAATGAAAAAGCATAAAGATAAtgagtttttgtatatttttgtcgcACTAACTATATTCATACAAGGGTTCGATCACTGTAGACCTATGATAGTTGTTGATACAAGTTATCTTAGAGGACTATACAGTGGCACATTTGTAGCTGCATGTACCATGGATGGAGCCG GCCATATATTTTCATTGGCATATGAAATAgtagattctgaaaatgatgcatcctgGACATGGTTCTTTCAGAATCTAAAGGAAGCATATGGTGAAAGAGAACATATGTGTGTAGTTTCCGATCGTAACCCAAGCATTATAAAAGTTGTTGCTGGAGTGTACAATAATGTACCACATTACGcttgtatgtggcatctatggggtAACGTGAAAAAAATTAGGAAATCATGA